In a genomic window of Pelecanus crispus isolate bPelCri1 chromosome 1, bPelCri1.pri, whole genome shotgun sequence:
- the SYPL1 gene encoding synaptophysin-like protein 1, protein MAGLRVDFGLLLEPLGFIKVLEWIFSIFAFATCGGFQGETTLLVSCKGVINKTVTAAFAYPFRLNNVVFSAPDPKRCGGTWTDVYLVGNFSSSAQFFVTLAVLAFLYCIAALVVYIGYKHVYLQNSKFPLTDLAITVITAFLWLVSTFAWAKALADIKMSTGASLIPRIESCKAPGTTCRFASVTSMGTLNVSVVFGLLNMVLWGGNIWFVYKDTNLHNQSNRISPSPGIYPAQRGA, encoded by the exons ATGGCTGGCTTGAGGGTGGACTTTGGCTTGCTCTTGGAGCCTCTGGGCTTCATTAAGGTCCTTGAGTgg attttttccatctttgctTTTGCCACATGTGGAGGCTTTCAAGGTGAAACTACCCTTCTAGTTTCCTGCAAAGGTGTGATAAACAAAACAGTTACAGCTGCTTTTGCTTATCCATTCAG GTTGAATAATGTCGTATTTAGTGCACCAGACCCAAAACGCTGTGGTGGTACTTGGACTGATGTCTATCTTGTGGGCAACTTCTCCTCTTCTGCACAGTTCTTTGTTACACTTGCAGTGTTGGCATTCCTCTACTGCATTGCTGCCCTTGTGGTATATATTGGATATAAGCATGTATATCTGCAAAATAGCAAGTTTCCACTAACT GACTTGGCTATCACTGTCATAACAGCCTTTCTGTGGCTGGTCAGTACTTTTGCTTGGGCAAAGGCACTTGCTGACATCAAAATGTCCACAGGGGCAAGCCTTATTCCACGAATTGAATCTTGCAAAGCACCAGGAACAACTTGTCGTTTTGCTTCTGTGACCAGCATGGGAACTCTGAATGTGTCTGTG GTGTTTGGTTTGCTTAATATGGTTTTATGGGGAGGAAATATTTGGTTTGTATACAAGGACACCAACCTGCACAACCAATCAAACAGAATTTCTCCAAGTCCAGGAATATATCCAGCTCAAAGAGGAGCATAA